A window from Diachasmimorpha longicaudata isolate KC_UGA_2023 chromosome 5, iyDiaLong2, whole genome shotgun sequence encodes these proteins:
- the LOC135162194 gene encoding lachesin-like gives MRILVVSLLLNVAMQTRYTSTYVEAEMIHQSRGGVNNAVDNGDALTVKVPAMNFGTENSTTILAQSGSTALLPCVVHSIGEGTVTWIRRKSIQHQLLTVGLTTYASDGRFQAIHFHHSEDWTLQIKYVQPRDAGMYECQVSTHPPTSIFLFLEVVEARAEIVGPAEKFVRPGSTLQLHCLVKNSTETPSYLFWYHNSRMINYDSDQGVNVSTDLVVRESWLEVPKASDRHSGNYTCEASNAVPARVFVHILNGDNPAAMQHSLASLDKNSTLLIAIIWLTIFILPSAFF, from the exons atgcGGATTTTAGTCGTTTCACTGCTCCTGAACGTTGCCATGCAGACCA GATACACCTCGACGTATGTCGAGGCTGAAATGATTCATCAGTCGCGTGGAGGTGTTAACAATGCTGTGGATAATGGAGATGCATTAACAGTGAAAGTTCCAGCGATGAATTTTGGTACTGAAAATTCCACAACTATTCTCGCACAGTCCGGCTCGACTGCTCTACTGCCCTGCGTCGTACACAGCATCGGAGAGGGgact GTCACTTGGATCAGGCGAAAGAGTATACAACATCAATTACTAACCGTCGGACTGACTACCTACGCTAGCGACGGTCGTTTCCAGGCTATCCACTTTCATCATAGTGAGGATTGGACCCTTCAAATAAAGTACGTTCAACCGAGGGACGCTGGTATGTACGAGTGCCAAGTTTCTACACATCCACCCACAAGTATATTTCTGTTTCTCGAGGTCGTTG AGGCACGAGCGGAAATTGTCGGGCCAGCCGAGAAATTTGTCCGTCCAGGAAGTACTCTGCAGCTCCACTGTCTGGTTAAAAACTCCACCGAGACACCGTCTTATCTATTTTGGTATCACAACTCGCGAATGATAAATTATGACTCCGATCAAGGTGTCAATGTCAGTACCGATCTTGTTGTACGTGAGAGTTGGCTAGAGGTACCGAAAGCATCCGATCGTCACTCTGGTAATTATACGTGTGAAGCTAGCAATGCTGTACCGGCTCGTGTATTCGTGCACATATTGAATGGTGACAATCCAGCAGCAATGCAGCACAGTTTAGCATCgttggataaaaattcaacactACTCATAGCTATTATTTGGCTCACTATTTTCATCCTACCGagtgcatttttttaa
- the LOC135162201 gene encoding uncharacterized protein LOC135162201: MTPSRTNFQSSLDVKTKELIIIIIIIIIIIIIIMGIGREEGNFRMDKLIFWFILVSIGMRGASLDIKEDESGECSCGVFPSGFADPILEKTFQFKVPYRDGANKCQQICTALAQAPGNGGPGLICDKLKFHVKLLRVTLSMKICNHPWKQIDLNIPTVCCHNGKSIACNFQE; the protein is encoded by the exons ATGACACCGAGTCGAACTAATTTCCAAAGTTCTCTCGACGTAAAGACCAAggagttaataataataataataataataataataataataataataataatggggATTGGACGAGAAGAGGGAAATTTCAGAAtggataaattgattttttggtttattcTTGTGAGTATTGGAATGAGAGGTGCATCGTTGGATATAAAAGAGGATGAAAGTGGTGAGTGCAGCTGTGGAGTTTTTCCAAGCGGTTTTGCTGATCCAATACTGGAAAAAACATTCCAATTTAAAGTACCATACAGGGATGGGGCCAACAAATGCCAACAAATTTGCACAGCACTG GCACAAGCCCCAGGGAACGGGGGACCAGGACTGATTTGCGACAAGTTGAAATTTCACGTGAAATTATTACGG gtcACTCTGAGCATGAAAATTTGCAATCATCCCTGGAAGCAAATCGACCTCAATATTCCCACCGTCTGCTGTCACAATGGGAAATCAATAGCCTGCAATTTCcaggaataa
- the LOC135162200 gene encoding uncharacterized protein LOC135162200 translates to MAATEEAQSIGKKILSIVNFVNHVIVLSVTGFILYLAGWELNVTSVHAGLCTVGYVLLMSEGLMVLTSESPLSRQLKSYKTRSHVHWCLQILGASFTIAGTSIIYLTKKNHFRSVHGILGITSVAIMIFLGISGASVFYAYQLRKILKPVGTKAMHNFLGIACFIIGIVCQCYGYNKKWMTKKCGQDVATFCIVLTAISALICLHRPFVSLYRHGSALVSRR, encoded by the exons ATGGCTGCTACCGAAGAGGCTCAATCTATCGGCAAAAAAATCCTATCGATTGTCAATTTTGTCAATCACGTCATCGTGCTCTCGGTGACGGGCTTTATCCTTTATCTCGCTGGATGGGAATTAAATGTGACTAGTGTTCACGCTGGACTCTGCACTGTTGGA TACGTTCTCCTAATGTCCGAGGGTTTGATGGTGCTAACATCGGAGAGCCCCTTATCACGTCAATTAAAAAGCTACAAGACAAGAAGTCACGTACACTGGTGTCTTCAAATACTGGGCGCATCGTTCACCATTGCCGGCACCTCAATCATCtatctgacaaaaaaaaaccacttCAGATCTGTCCACGGTATCTTGGGTATAACTTCTGTCGCTATAATGATTTTCCTTGGCATCTCCGGTGCATCTGTTTTTTATGCGTACCAACTGCGGAAGATTTTAAAGCCCGTTGGTACTAAAGCTATGCACAATTTTCTCGGTATTGCTTGTTTTATTATCGGCATTGTGTGCCAGTGTTATGGATATAACAAGAAATGGATGACTAAAAAATGTGGCCAAGATGTTGCTACATTTTGCATTGTATTAACTGCTATCTCCGCTTTAATATGTTTGCATCGACCTTTTGTGTCGCTGTATCGACATGGGTCCGCACTAGTTTCGCGGCGTTAA
- the LOC135162186 gene encoding tetratricopeptide repeat protein 27 yields MEDDELSKVMEVSQLGKFKLAEYAARDGDALYYKILLGNLSIKLHLSALVSSENLQSTLEKSIENDYDKCIEWLCLGISSLYSFIQCNWTGPEVTEDVDWLLQKRSEAAQALALGDQCNDNVQRLQCLYLAKLIFTNKTLQSVCPTALWWLLRANLVHQLIMEEESPVLLEDSERLIEKVRELDIWKIPEFDYLETLFNVEAAQVWLFYRHIPNAEIYLERAHACAGLTLELRGAMGKRTKYQADEKAQLFLSIQTERENFPFDECPQLPMSLHLNDDLRLESIKFSESIQRDKLGCVEETIVMAKCIHLQLCQPKDHLAEEEITPYLNTIIENTKCWPLKMEALRQRCLLEMRDKRSIDRALSQSECLITHYSNPEPSVYHRTYNIFASGMKPIWHFKEILADTMLSLGMVKGALELYLKLHQWEQVIVCYTLLELRHKAAEIIRQEIAKKPTVKLWCLLGDAEQETLHYETAWKLSNETSSRAQRHWGMYYFSKQNYDEAIPHLKKSAELNNIQENVWIRLGFAALQVENWKLAATAYRRYCALEQTSFEAWNNLAKAYIKLGDKERAWHSLQDAVKCNYDKWEVWDNLMVVSIDLGYFSDVIRCYHRILELKGKHIDLQVLNILTKAVGNDVIDADGQGSGKLMHKALELFGRITSMVYNDPDVWRLYAQLTVIQGNDVDFQKAAQYLQRAYRSTVADPRWFTDTYSIVNVLQLCHGLADAYLKCSATAQDRYKKVLLGSAKLAIQAVITKVKQEAIASEDVDMRLASLEDKLGIVIHELENVKQSS; encoded by the exons ATGGAAGATGACGAGTTAAGCAAGGTGATGGAGGTGTCGCAATTGGGCAAATTCAAACTGGCGGAAT ATGCCGCTCGAGATGGCGATGCCCTCTACTACAAGATCCTCCTCGGCAATTTATCCATAAAATTGCACCTTAGTGCTCTCGTATCGTCGGAAAATCTCCAGTCAACActggaaaaatcgattgaaaatgaTTACGACAAGTGCATTGAATGGCTGTGCCTCGGTATATCCTCGCTATACTCATTCATTCAATGTAATTGGACTGGTCCAGAGGTGACCGAGGACGTTGACTGGCTGCTTCAGAAGCGGAGCGAAGCAGCCCAAGCATTAGCACTTGGAGATCAGTGTAATGACAACGTTCAACGCCTCCAGTGTCTATACCTCGCTAAGCTCATTTTCACGAATAAAACATTACAAAGCGTTTGCCCTACCGCACTGTGGTGGCTGTTGCGAGCGAATCTAGTCCATCAATTAATAATGGAAGAGGAGTCGCCGGTTCTACTCGAGGACAGTGAGCGACTCATTGAAAAAGTCAGGGAATTGGAcatctggaaaattccggagtTCGATTACTTGGAGACTTTGTTTAATGTCGAAGCAGCACAAGTGTGGCTGTTCTATCGACATATTCCCAATGCTGAAATCTACCTGGAGAGAGCTCATGCTTGTGCTGGGCTCACCCTGGAGCTCCGGGGAGCCATGGGAAAACGCACCAAGTATCAGGCAGACGAGAAGGCACAGTTATTTCTGAGTATTCAGACTgagagagagaattttccGTTTGACGAGTGCCCACAACTTCCTATGTCACTGCATTTAAATGACGATTTGAGATTGGAGAGCATCAAGTTCTCCGAGAGTATTCAACGGGACAAACTCGGCTGTGTCGAGGAAACTATTGTCATGGCAAAATG CATTCATTTGCAATTATGTCAACCAAAAGATCACCTTGCTGAGGAAGAAATCACTCCATATTTGaat acaataattgaaaatacgaAATGCTGGCCATTGAAGATGGAAGCATTGCGCCAGCGTTGCCTCCTCGAGATGCGGGACAAACGCAGCATAGACCGTGCTCTATCGCAATCAGAGTGTCTAATTACTCACTATAGTAATCCGGAGCCCAGTGTATACCACCGAACGTACAATATATTTGCCTCCGGTATGAAACCGATCTGGCACTTCAAGGAGATATTGGCGGATACAATGCTGAGTCTTGGAATGGTTAAGGGGGCTCTAGAGTTGTACCTAAAACTTCATCAATGGGAACAAGTTATTGTTTGTTATACACTCCTGGAACTCCGTCACAAG GCAGCTGAAATAATTCGCCAAGAAATCGCGAAGAAGCCAACGGTGAAACTGTGGTGTTTGCTCGGTGATGCAGAACAGGAGACATTGCACTACGAAACCGCTTGGAAATTATCAAACGAAACAAGTAGTAGAGCACAACGTCACTGGGGTATGTATTACTTTTCCAAACAAAATTACGATGAGGCAATACctcacttgaaaaaatcagCTGAGCTCAACAACATTCAGGAGAATGTGTGGATCCGCTTGGGCTTTGCTGCCCTACAagttgaaaattggaaattagcAGCAACAGCGTACAGACGTTATTGTGCACTCGAACAAACGAGCTTCGAGGCGTGGAATAATTTGGCAAAGGCTTATATCAAACTTGGTGACAAGGAGCGTGCATGGCATTCACTTCAGGACGCGGTCAAGTGTAATTACGACAAGTGGGAGGTATGGGATAATCTGATGGTTGTTAGTATCGATCTTGGATACTTTTCCGATGTCATAAGGTGCTACCATCGTATACTGGAGCTTAAGGGCAAACACATTGACCTACAGGTACTCAATATACTGACAAAAGCTGTTGGCAATGATGTTATCGATGCCGATGGCCAGGGATCAGGCAAATTGATGCATAAAGCACTTGAACTGTTTGGGAGAATAACATCGATGGTATATAATGATCCAGATGTTTGGAGGCTCTATGCACAGCTAACTGTCATTCAGGGTAATGATGTAGATTTTCAAAAGGCCGCGCAGTATTTGCAAAGGGCTTATCGATCCACTGTTGCTGATCCTAGGTGGTTCACTGATACCTATTCCATCGTCAATGTTCTTCAGCTGTGTCATGGACTCGCTGATGCTTATTTGAAGTGCTCTGCTACTGCTCAGGATAGGTATAAAAAGGTATTGCTGGGGAGTGCAAAGTTGGCCATACAAGCGGTTATTACTAAAGTCAAACAGGAAGCCATTGCTTCGGAGGATGTCGACATGCGACTCGCTAGTCTTGAGGATAAACTAGGGATTGTTATTCATGAATTGGAGAATGTTAAGCAATCCTCGTGA